A genomic window from Lutra lutra chromosome 17, mLutLut1.2, whole genome shotgun sequence includes:
- the ORC6 gene encoding origin recognition complex subunit 6, translated as MESGLIRRLAARLGIAEPDVLRKAEEYLRLSQVNCNGLSAHTTETSNAVMCLDLAASCMKCPLDRDYLIKLSGLNKKMYQSCLKSFECLLGLKSNIGIRDLAVQFSCTEAVNMASKILQSYESSLPQTQQLDLDLSRPLFTTAALLSACKILKLKVDKNKMVATSGVKKAIFDRLCKQLEKIEQQADREAGDSATPPQKKKKTMAEPLAKETENVVESSHKLQKDEDLPQDYEEWKRKILENAAKAQKATAE; from the exons ATGGAGTCGGGGCTGATCCGGCGTTTAGCGGCACGCTTGGGTATCGCGGAGCCAGATGTGTTGAG GAAAGCTGAGGAGTACTTGCGGCTGTCCCAGGTGAACTGTAATGGCCTGTCTGCACATACCACAGAAACCAGCAATGCAGTCATGTGTCTGGACCTTGCAGCTTCTTGTATGAAGTGCCCCTTGGACAGA gattaTTTAATTAAACTTTCTGGTTTAAACAAGAAGATGTATCAGAGCTGTCTTAAATCTTTTGAGTGTTTACTGGGCCTGAAATCAAATATTGGAATAAGAGACCTAGCTGTACAGTTTAGCTGTACAGAAGCAGTGAACATGGCTTCAAAGATACTGCAAAG CTATGAATCCAGTCTTCCACAAACACAGCAGTTGGATCTCGACTTATCCAGGCCACTTTTCACCACTGCTGCATTACTTTCAGCATGCAA GATTCTAAAACTAAAGgtggataaaaacaaaatggtagCCACATCTGGTGTAAAAAAAGCCATATTTGATCGACTATGTAAACAATTAGAGAAGATTGAACAGCAGGCTGATA gagaggctGGAGATTCAGCTACTCcaccacagaagaaaaagaaaacaatggctgAACCTCTAGCAAAGG aaacagagaatgtAGTAGAAAGCTCACATAAACTGCAAAAAGATGAAGATCTGCCACAGGATTAtgaagaatggaaaaggaaaattttggaaaatgctgCCAAAGCACAAAAGGCTACAGCAGAATGA